A single window of Granulicella mallensis MP5ACTX8 DNA harbors:
- a CDS encoding TonB-dependent receptor: MASAQSLAGLGALSGTVHDPSGAVVPNADVEIVNKSLGIDRKLKSTDAGLFFAPSLPPDPGYSVIVTVPGFGVAKTDGIVVHVGEQVAVPVQLGSASTTQTVSVSENTQPILDLAKTEVSALVNQEQITNLPINGRRVDQFALLTPGVVQDGTSGELSFHGVPSGNEFLQDGIDITQQWSVSNAGGGGSALSNISMDAIQEFRTEIFGYSAEFGRGSGGVVNSLTKSGSNEFHGNAFWFFRNRTLNAIDPFSKLNGQPYNAPEYRHQYGANVGGPIIKDKLFFFGAYEGTTRNFPLVSSIINSSILDGNGQLLPGQCTAAAIQCAAVQKYINSFFRTVNRNLHQNDGFLRLDYRPNEKSTYTANFNLMNYFATHDGVSAVAPTDGSGASGSNYNIGTHVRNARLSNTYIVSPSMVNEFRFGFNAERRFQGLPTDLLPPDNILSSVTVAGQGNLGVSINQLPNIQPTEKRFILADTFSQSAGKHQLKYGADLAYLRSVENAVFSGPGSFTYNTFTAFAYDLTPLPGDPVNSNPASPLTGPSKHYSTFAQAIGHPITGITIRDYDFFAQDQYQITKTLLLNLGLRYEYSTFTQPPAPSYASVNSAVGPINQPKTNFAPRVGFTYSMNNNTTVLRGNYGIFYNRLPGASITRLQQLGGIVRKSFTLSDNNPAQFAAMLPFAQVFTSLSQVNSFISPSSINTGFAIPGLATPYVQEWSLGVEQELTKDMSFSVSYVGSRGIKFLQRSDLNAGQPTGQDFYNVFDVNGHQTGSYSTPVYLNAANGNTTYNSNFGKILQIDNGGRLWYDGLVAEFHQRENKYIQSTIAYTWSHSEDLGQGTATSNYYFTDQGDTYFNGSSSFNGRSGYSFEKGRSLEDQRHRLVMTALISYPKADYGSKWTREALSGWQLAPIFTFATPQYVDSNLTVTSSDSRLYVPSPTLSGIGAEAPGGIRAPFVPTANLPLGQTVQLDGRLTKSFALPKSQSIQLSFEAINALNHIHYTSVNQTAYTSSWNAATNTGTIKAVSGAGQGTAASGFPDGTNARRAQASLRYTF, translated from the coding sequence ATGGCCTCGGCCCAATCGCTGGCCGGCCTGGGCGCGTTGAGCGGCACGGTACATGATCCCTCCGGAGCCGTCGTTCCCAATGCAGACGTAGAGATCGTCAACAAGAGCCTCGGCATCGACCGTAAGTTGAAGTCGACCGACGCCGGACTCTTCTTTGCGCCTTCGCTGCCGCCAGATCCCGGTTACTCCGTGATTGTTACCGTTCCGGGTTTCGGCGTAGCAAAGACCGACGGCATCGTCGTCCACGTCGGCGAACAGGTCGCCGTTCCAGTCCAGCTCGGAAGCGCCAGCACGACCCAGACAGTCTCCGTCTCCGAGAACACGCAGCCGATCCTCGACCTGGCCAAGACAGAGGTCTCAGCCCTGGTCAACCAGGAACAGATCACGAACCTCCCGATCAATGGACGCCGCGTCGATCAGTTCGCGCTCCTGACGCCCGGCGTCGTGCAGGACGGCACCAGCGGCGAACTCTCCTTCCACGGCGTCCCCTCCGGCAACGAGTTCCTTCAGGACGGTATCGACATCACCCAGCAGTGGTCCGTATCGAATGCGGGCGGCGGCGGATCGGCGCTCTCCAACATCAGCATGGACGCCATCCAGGAGTTCCGCACCGAGATCTTCGGCTACTCCGCGGAGTTCGGTCGCGGCTCCGGCGGCGTCGTCAACTCGCTTACCAAGAGCGGCTCCAACGAGTTTCACGGCAATGCCTTCTGGTTCTTCCGCAACCGCACGTTGAATGCCATCGACCCGTTCTCCAAGCTGAACGGCCAGCCCTATAACGCTCCGGAGTATCGCCACCAGTATGGCGCCAACGTTGGCGGGCCCATCATCAAAGACAAGCTCTTCTTCTTCGGAGCCTATGAGGGAACCACCCGCAACTTTCCGCTCGTGAGCTCGATCATCAACTCGTCGATCCTCGATGGCAACGGCCAGCTGCTTCCCGGCCAGTGCACGGCAGCGGCGATCCAGTGCGCGGCCGTACAGAAGTACATCAACAGCTTCTTCCGCACCGTGAACCGCAACCTGCACCAGAACGACGGCTTCCTTCGGCTGGACTATCGTCCGAACGAGAAGAGCACCTACACCGCGAACTTTAACCTGATGAACTACTTCGCCACGCATGACGGCGTCTCTGCGGTTGCTCCCACGGACGGCAGCGGCGCCTCGGGCTCGAACTACAACATCGGGACCCACGTGCGTAATGCGCGCCTGTCCAACACCTACATCGTCTCGCCGTCGATGGTGAACGAGTTCCGCTTTGGCTTCAACGCAGAGCGCCGCTTTCAGGGCCTGCCCACCGACCTGCTTCCGCCGGACAATATTCTCTCCAGCGTGACCGTCGCCGGTCAGGGCAACCTGGGTGTCTCGATCAACCAGCTCCCCAATATCCAGCCGACGGAGAAGCGCTTCATCCTGGCCGACACCTTCTCGCAGAGCGCGGGCAAGCACCAGCTCAAGTACGGAGCCGACCTCGCCTATCTGCGTAGCGTTGAAAACGCTGTGTTCAGCGGCCCAGGCTCTTTCACCTACAACACCTTCACAGCCTTTGCCTATGACCTGACCCCGCTGCCTGGCGATCCGGTCAACTCGAATCCAGCGAGTCCCCTGACAGGTCCCAGCAAACACTACTCCACGTTTGCGCAGGCGATCGGTCACCCCATCACCGGCATTACTATCCGCGACTACGACTTCTTTGCCCAGGACCAGTACCAGATCACCAAGACGTTGCTCCTCAACCTCGGTCTGCGCTATGAGTACTCCACCTTTACGCAGCCGCCCGCTCCTTCGTATGCCAGCGTCAATTCCGCAGTCGGTCCCATCAACCAGCCGAAGACGAACTTTGCCCCGCGTGTTGGCTTCACCTACTCGATGAACAACAACACGACCGTGCTGCGCGGCAACTACGGCATCTTCTACAACCGCCTTCCCGGCGCCTCCATCACGCGCCTGCAACAGCTTGGCGGAATCGTTCGCAAGTCCTTCACGCTGAGCGACAACAATCCCGCGCAGTTTGCGGCCATGCTGCCCTTCGCACAAGTCTTCACCAGCCTTTCGCAGGTAAACTCCTTCATCAGCCCCAGCTCGATCAACACCGGTTTTGCGATCCCTGGCCTGGCTACTCCTTATGTGCAGGAGTGGAGCCTGGGCGTGGAGCAGGAGCTTACGAAGGACATGAGCTTCAGCGTCTCCTACGTGGGTTCGCGCGGCATCAAGTTCCTGCAGCGCTCCGACCTGAACGCCGGCCAGCCGACGGGACAGGACTTCTACAATGTCTTCGACGTCAACGGTCACCAGACAGGCTCGTACAGCACGCCGGTCTATCTCAACGCGGCCAATGGCAATACGACCTATAACTCGAACTTCGGCAAGATCCTCCAGATCGATAACGGCGGACGCCTCTGGTATGACGGCCTGGTCGCTGAGTTCCATCAGCGCGAGAACAAGTACATCCAGAGCACCATCGCCTATACCTGGTCGCACTCCGAGGACCTGGGACAGGGGACGGCAACCAGCAACTACTACTTCACCGACCAGGGAGACACCTACTTCAACGGCTCCTCCTCCTTCAATGGACGCAGTGGTTACTCCTTTGAGAAAGGCCGCTCGCTTGAGGATCAGCGCCACCGTCTCGTCATGACGGCCCTGATCTCTTACCCCAAGGCCGACTACGGTTCGAAGTGGACGAGGGAAGCACTGAGCGGCTGGCAACTGGCTCCGATCTTCACCTTTGCCACGCCGCAGTATGTCGATTCCAATCTGACGGTAACCAGCAGCGACTCCCGTCTCTATGTTCCGTCCCCAACCCTGAGCGGTATCGGAGCGGAGGCTCCGGGAGGCATTCGTGCTCCCTTCGTTCCAACGGCCAACCTACCGCTGGGCCAGACGGTCCAGCTCGATGGCCGTCTCACGAAGAGCTTTGCGCTTCCCAAGTCTCAGAGCATTCAACTCAGCTTTGAAGCCATCAACGCTCTGAATCACATTCACTACACATCTGTGAACCAGACGGCCTATACCTCCAGTTGGAACGCAGCGACGAACACCGGCACCATTAAGGCAGTGAGTGGCGCAGGTCAGGGGACAGCCGCCAGCGGCTTCCCGGACGGCACGAACGCACGACGCGCTCAGGCTTCCCTGCGGTATACCTTCTAA
- a CDS encoding nucleoside hydrolase, translating to MVLIAACASGASAQRYVIADQDASGPGGSDMMSLLVFLQSPDVHLLGITVVTGDSWRDEEVAHALRLVESVGRTDVKVYPGAPFPLVRTLEWTRLANKMYGAATFEGAFSDKRMEKPWDAIPPMREGLPSTKPADEDAAHFMVRMVHKYPHKVTIYAAGPLTNVALAIRLDPHFAELAQELVVMGGSINPNTQAAEWVNSPRHEFNFWFDPEAASIALEAPWAKITTTTIDVSLKTRPEPEVLDGVAKAHSPAAEYVTKYFQRPVFINYLWDELAAAAWIDPTLIKEERYVYMDVDTVRGPTYGDTLTWNEQTKPALPLHKVHAQMDVDLARLQKFLVDVLSQPTPKVVPSTDELTK from the coding sequence ATGGTTTTGATCGCGGCCTGTGCCAGTGGCGCTTCCGCGCAGCGCTATGTGATTGCCGACCAGGACGCCTCCGGCCCCGGAGGGTCGGACATGATGTCGCTGCTGGTCTTTCTGCAATCGCCCGACGTGCATCTGTTGGGCATTACGGTGGTGACCGGCGACTCGTGGCGCGATGAAGAGGTGGCCCATGCCCTGCGGTTGGTGGAGTCGGTAGGCCGCACCGACGTCAAGGTCTATCCCGGTGCGCCGTTTCCGTTGGTGCGCACGCTCGAGTGGACGCGTCTCGCAAACAAGATGTATGGAGCGGCCACCTTCGAGGGCGCGTTCTCTGACAAACGCATGGAGAAGCCCTGGGATGCGATTCCGCCTATGCGAGAGGGGCTCCCGTCGACAAAACCTGCGGATGAAGATGCGGCGCACTTCATGGTGCGGATGGTCCACAAGTATCCGCACAAGGTAACGATCTATGCAGCGGGACCGCTGACCAATGTGGCACTGGCGATTCGCCTCGACCCGCACTTTGCGGAGCTGGCGCAGGAGCTTGTGGTGATGGGTGGCAGCATTAACCCGAACACGCAGGCGGCGGAGTGGGTCAACAGTCCGCGCCATGAGTTCAACTTCTGGTTCGATCCTGAAGCCGCCAGCATTGCGCTGGAAGCGCCGTGGGCGAAGATCACGACGACGACCATCGATGTCTCGCTCAAGACGCGTCCTGAGCCTGAGGTTCTCGATGGAGTTGCGAAGGCGCATAGCCCTGCGGCGGAGTATGTCACGAAATATTTTCAGCGGCCCGTCTTCATCAACTATCTGTGGGACGAGCTTGCTGCCGCGGCGTGGATCGATCCGACACTGATCAAAGAAGAGCGCTATGTCTATATGGACGTCGATACGGTGCGAGGCCCGACCTATGGAGACACGTTGACCTGGAATGAGCAGACCAAGCCTGCGCTGCCGCTGCATAAGGTCCACGCACAGATGGATGTCGATCTGGCGCGTCTGCAGAAGTTTCTCGTTGACGTGCTCTCGCAGCCGACGCCGAAGGTTGTGCCTTCGACGGATGAGTTAACGAAGTAA
- a CDS encoding nucleoside hydrolase — protein sequence MKFQGRSALLALALFVTPVRAFSATPPEIRKVIYDQDTDGIIGGNEDPLVMLLQSPNIQVLGVTVVTGNGWLKQETADVLKLLEDIHRTDIPVYQGSEFPLVQSRYTPVRLIKLYGGTRTDPFLGAYGEFSPGPEVVEPPPGGLAKTKPAAGHAAEFIIQQVHKYPHEVTLYCGGPLTNVALAISLDPGIVALTKEIVFMGTSPSMQPKTVNVVYDPESAQIALHAPWPKLTIVTVDVAEKLHRTPEMAEAIAHGQNTAEAQLYEELVLKPYREHKPQQWFRMPDELMAAYLIDPSLITETRRYYIDIDTMQGMSYGSSIYWDETPRGYAGIPWPDTPEPKRQKPVPPVDARVADVVWDFDTARFTALFLKLMTAPMNH from the coding sequence ATGAAGTTCCAAGGTCGGAGCGCATTGCTGGCCCTCGCGCTGTTCGTCACGCCGGTCCGTGCTTTTAGCGCAACGCCGCCCGAGATCAGGAAGGTCATCTATGACCAGGACACGGACGGCATCATCGGCGGCAACGAAGATCCTCTGGTCATGCTCCTGCAGTCGCCGAATATTCAGGTGCTGGGAGTTACGGTAGTTACCGGCAACGGCTGGCTCAAGCAGGAGACGGCCGATGTGCTGAAGCTGCTCGAAGATATCCATCGCACGGATATTCCGGTCTATCAAGGGTCGGAGTTTCCCCTTGTGCAATCGCGCTATACACCGGTCCGTCTGATCAAGCTCTATGGCGGAACGCGCACCGATCCCTTCCTTGGCGCGTATGGCGAGTTCAGTCCGGGGCCGGAGGTCGTCGAGCCGCCGCCCGGTGGTCTGGCGAAGACGAAGCCCGCAGCCGGTCATGCAGCGGAGTTCATCATCCAGCAGGTGCATAAGTATCCGCACGAGGTGACGCTCTACTGTGGCGGCCCACTGACGAACGTGGCCTTGGCGATCAGCCTCGACCCCGGCATCGTCGCGCTGACGAAGGAGATCGTGTTCATGGGCACGAGCCCTTCGATGCAGCCGAAGACGGTCAACGTGGTCTACGATCCTGAGTCCGCGCAGATTGCGCTGCACGCGCCATGGCCCAAGCTTACGATTGTCACCGTCGATGTCGCGGAGAAGTTGCATCGTACGCCGGAGATGGCTGAAGCTATCGCGCATGGCCAGAACACGGCCGAGGCGCAGCTCTATGAAGAGCTTGTGTTGAAACCCTATCGCGAGCACAAGCCGCAGCAATGGTTTCGCATGCCGGATGAGCTGATGGCGGCGTACCTGATCGATCCGAGTTTGATCACAGAGACGCGCCGGTACTATATCGACATCGATACGATGCAGGGCATGAGCTATGGCTCGTCGATCTACTGGGATGAGACGCCGCGCGGCTACGCCGGCATCCCGTGGCCGGACACGCCGGAGCCGAAGCGTCAAAAGCCTGTCCCGCCGGTCGATGCACGCGTCGCCGATGTCGTGTGGGACTTCGATACCGCCCGCTTTACCGCGCTCTTTCTCAAGCTGATGACCGCGCCGATGAATCACTAA
- a CDS encoding AAA family ATPase, with protein MSEQKPQNYQSKDVWSRTTSIHGYPIDELRSVLQKSIRRGRVEEAALAAYEFFASGSETEEVLWRRLEIIATEDVGLGMPTAPSIINALYLQAGRMADSGDRWIYCAHAVRLLATAPKDNLSMELSGWTKEVVERGERKVEVEDFMVDLHTRRGTEMGRTVAHWWNEGAKLENRIEGYDPKWGDYLRKLAGAKVE; from the coding sequence ATGTCCGAACAGAAGCCGCAGAACTACCAGAGCAAAGACGTATGGAGCCGCACCACCAGCATCCACGGATATCCCATCGACGAGCTGCGATCGGTGTTGCAGAAGAGCATTCGCCGTGGACGCGTGGAAGAGGCCGCGCTGGCTGCGTATGAGTTCTTCGCCTCCGGGTCGGAGACCGAAGAGGTGCTCTGGCGCAGGCTGGAGATCATCGCGACGGAAGATGTCGGCCTGGGTATGCCTACGGCTCCATCGATCATCAACGCGCTGTACCTGCAGGCCGGCCGCATGGCCGACTCCGGCGATCGCTGGATCTACTGTGCCCATGCGGTTCGCCTTCTCGCGACCGCGCCGAAGGACAATCTGTCGATGGAGCTCTCCGGCTGGACGAAAGAAGTCGTCGAACGCGGCGAGCGGAAGGTGGAGGTCGAGGATTTCATGGTCGATCTGCACACCCGTCGCGGTACAGAGATGGGCCGCACCGTCGCTCATTGGTGGAACGAAGGCGCAAAGCTTGAGAACCGCATCGAAGGTTACGACCCCAAGTGGGGCGACTATCTGCGCAAGCTCGCAGGAGCGAAGGTGGAGTAG
- a CDS encoding helix-turn-helix domain-containing protein, which yields MLPRHRHGDSYLALVLSGGYEEAGDGGRHRVRPGQVVMHGAFEAHLNRYDAKGSEVLDLALPSWMELSTALMQAPDPDTAVRLAERDPNEALAFLLATMKPQSPQFIDWPDELAHAMVRDPHLRLQDWARERQLADATISRGFRQVFGIAPSAYRAQLKGRLAWRQAAGGRETLSSIAACAGFCDQAHMTHTVRAVTGRTPGAWRRHVK from the coding sequence GTGTTGCCACGGCACCGGCATGGTGACAGCTATCTCGCCCTGGTCTTGTCGGGCGGTTACGAGGAAGCTGGCGATGGGGGACGTCATCGTGTCCGTCCCGGCCAGGTGGTGATGCACGGGGCGTTTGAGGCTCACTTGAACCGCTACGATGCCAAGGGTTCCGAAGTACTGGATCTGGCATTGCCCTCCTGGATGGAACTCTCCACCGCCTTGATGCAGGCTCCTGATCCCGATACGGCTGTCCGTTTGGCGGAGCGTGATCCGAACGAAGCGCTTGCATTTTTGCTCGCGACCATGAAGCCGCAGTCTCCGCAGTTCATCGATTGGCCGGACGAGCTGGCACATGCCATGGTGCGCGATCCCCATCTGCGGCTGCAGGATTGGGCCCGGGAACGGCAGCTCGCCGATGCAACCATCTCGCGCGGATTCCGTCAGGTCTTTGGCATCGCTCCTTCCGCCTACCGCGCGCAACTAAAAGGCAGGCTCGCCTGGCGGCAGGCAGCTGGAGGTCGCGAGACCCTGTCTTCCATCGCAGCCTGTGCAGGATTCTGCGACCAGGCGCATATGACCCATACCGTTCGTGCCGTCACAGGCCGGACTCCAGGTGCCTGGCGCAGGCACGTCAAATAG
- a CDS encoding M28 family peptidase, whose translation MSRNIATIALLPLLLSFSCLPAQVTKSKKVQAPTASQPHGYDYEHPEAQPAVEALDLDMYARIRKEGLDHSHIMEYASGLFDGIGPRLTGSPNMAKANAWTRDQLAAMGCTNAHLESWGDFGLGWRQISTSVDMATPDTAVFIAQATPWSPATHGAVTADVIAMPFPKDEKAFDEWKGKLAGKVVLLGKAPTIHPDPEPMLQHYDEKKLEQIYDYPLDGDMQEQHVYTDDPQFWAQVFKQVNAKEKISRFLADEHAVAILLSSYGGDGGIIKDDNNEAMGQRVFMPDHKQPIPSVVLANEAFGRLSRLLENHVPVQVAVNVNTQFTGDHQQGYDTIAEIPGTDPSLKDEVVMVGGHLDSWIAGTGATDNGAGTIIAMEVMRILTALHVQPRRTIRIGLWSGEEQGYMGSLGYVANHFGTVGLSTSPEQLEVPEFLRQQVGPLKLKPEQGLISGYFNLDNGGGKLLGIFAQENAAIVPIFQQWMAPLKDLGVTTISMRRTSGTDHDVFDEVGVPGFQFIQDPRDYETRSVHTNQDVYERLSPSDLKQAAVVEAIFVYNTAMRDQMLPRKPLPHPENFDRERQPLKDVMPGAVTK comes from the coding sequence ATGTCCAGAAACATTGCCACGATCGCGCTCCTGCCCCTGCTGCTTTCGTTTTCCTGCCTGCCTGCGCAGGTGACGAAGAGCAAAAAAGTACAGGCCCCCACAGCATCCCAGCCGCATGGATATGACTACGAACATCCAGAGGCTCAGCCCGCGGTGGAAGCTCTGGATCTCGACATGTATGCCCGCATTCGCAAAGAGGGCCTCGATCACTCTCACATCATGGAGTACGCCAGCGGACTGTTTGACGGCATCGGCCCGCGTCTGACCGGTTCGCCCAATATGGCAAAGGCGAATGCGTGGACGCGTGACCAGCTTGCAGCGATGGGCTGCACGAATGCGCACCTGGAGAGTTGGGGCGACTTCGGGCTGGGCTGGCGTCAGATCAGCACCTCCGTCGACATGGCCACGCCAGACACGGCTGTCTTCATCGCGCAGGCCACACCCTGGTCGCCGGCAACTCACGGCGCCGTTACGGCGGACGTGATCGCCATGCCTTTCCCCAAAGACGAAAAGGCCTTCGATGAGTGGAAGGGGAAGCTGGCCGGGAAGGTCGTTCTGTTGGGAAAAGCGCCCACGATCCATCCGGACCCTGAGCCGATGCTGCAGCATTACGACGAGAAGAAACTTGAACAGATCTACGACTACCCGCTCGACGGCGACATGCAGGAGCAGCATGTGTACACGGACGATCCTCAATTCTGGGCGCAGGTCTTCAAGCAGGTAAATGCCAAAGAGAAGATCTCACGATTTCTCGCGGACGAACATGCCGTGGCTATCTTGCTCTCGAGTTACGGCGGCGATGGCGGCATCATCAAGGACGACAATAACGAAGCGATGGGCCAGCGTGTGTTCATGCCGGATCACAAGCAGCCGATTCCTTCCGTCGTCCTGGCCAACGAGGCCTTTGGCCGTCTCTCGCGGCTGCTTGAAAATCATGTGCCTGTACAGGTGGCGGTCAACGTCAACACCCAGTTCACCGGAGACCACCAGCAGGGCTACGACACCATCGCTGAGATCCCTGGCACTGATCCGTCGTTGAAAGACGAGGTTGTCATGGTCGGCGGCCATCTCGATAGCTGGATCGCCGGCACAGGGGCTACCGATAACGGCGCGGGTACGATCATCGCCATGGAGGTGATGCGTATCCTGACGGCGCTGCATGTACAACCGAGACGGACGATCCGGATCGGCTTGTGGAGCGGCGAAGAGCAGGGGTATATGGGATCGCTTGGCTATGTGGCGAACCACTTCGGTACGGTGGGGCTATCGACCAGTCCGGAGCAACTGGAGGTGCCGGAGTTCCTGCGCCAACAGGTAGGCCCGCTCAAGCTCAAGCCGGAGCAGGGGCTTATCTCCGGCTACTTCAATCTGGACAACGGCGGCGGGAAACTGCTCGGCATCTTCGCGCAGGAGAACGCAGCCATTGTGCCGATCTTTCAGCAATGGATGGCGCCTCTCAAAGATCTGGGGGTGACCACGATCAGCATGCGCAGGACCTCCGGCACCGATCATGATGTCTTCGATGAAGTGGGTGTTCCAGGCTTTCAATTTATCCAGGACCCTCGCGACTATGAGACGCGCAGCGTTCACACCAATCAGGATGTCTATGAGCGTCTATCACCTTCCGATCTCAAGCAGGCGGCAGTAGTCGAAGCGATCTTCGTCTACAACACCGCCATGCGAGACCAGATGCTACCCCGCAAGCCGCTGCCCCATCCGGAGAACTTTGATCGCGAGCGCCAGCCTTTGAAGGATGTAATGCCCGGCGCGGTAACAAAGTGA
- a CDS encoding type II toxin-antitoxin system VapC family toxin, with protein MSSDSGLRRTLRCLKLSGHRTALRYRQRSELPVFVKAQSVPKLLLDTTVYIDELQGKLPPDVARMIDAASLWHSTVTECELSALAGLLNPNHPDTPHTINQVLASIERRPNHRIVNPDREVWRDAGILAGLLARVQQYGKAEQRQALNDALIFLSAEKAGLTVLTRNLSDFDLLMQLAPYGKVLFYDI; from the coding sequence TTGAGTTCTGATTCTGGCCTACGACGCACTCTACGGTGCCTGAAGCTGTCCGGTCACCGGACGGCGCTTCGTTACCGCCAGCGGTCAGAACTGCCGGTCTTCGTTAAAGCACAATCCGTTCCAAAGCTTCTTCTCGATACAACGGTTTACATCGACGAGTTACAAGGCAAGCTGCCTCCTGACGTTGCGCGGATGATCGATGCCGCGAGTTTATGGCACTCCACGGTCACAGAGTGCGAGCTATCGGCACTTGCAGGCCTTCTCAACCCCAATCATCCCGACACACCGCACACCATCAACCAGGTGCTTGCTTCGATCGAACGGAGGCCGAATCACCGCATCGTGAATCCGGATCGCGAAGTGTGGCGGGACGCTGGAATCCTTGCCGGGCTTCTGGCGAGAGTGCAGCAATATGGCAAAGCCGAGCAGCGGCAGGCCCTCAACGATGCGTTGATCTTTCTATCAGCGGAGAAGGCCGGTCTCACCGTTCTGACACGAAACCTGTCCGACTTCGACTTGCTCATGCAGTTGGCTCCCTACGGCAAAGTCCTCTTCTACGACATCTAA
- a CDS encoding ABC transporter permease, whose product MILRFLKKSWAVILLLLLWQIGVMTSNYNSIVVVSPLSVLQDLTLHASVYILPALWTTGFALSGLLLGMLAGLGLAIICWTSKLLSGLLQSSALLLTATPIVCLIPILARLFGYQSRTELLTVAIMTFFPSFVYAGSGLRRLPPRSPELFHALHASRWKRLVLLALPAAIPELAVALRVGTAYSILVTVVAEFLMQTGGLGDMFAVTMQQFNLHRALGASVIAMALSTALYEVSSGLEKRVRLRFA is encoded by the coding sequence ATGATTCTCCGCTTCCTGAAAAAGTCGTGGGCCGTGATTCTGCTCCTGCTGCTGTGGCAGATTGGAGTGATGACCTCGAACTACAACAGCATTGTGGTCGTCTCCCCGCTGTCCGTCCTTCAGGACCTCACGCTGCACGCCTCGGTCTATATCCTTCCTGCACTGTGGACCACAGGTTTTGCGCTGAGCGGCTTGCTGCTGGGAATGCTGGCAGGGCTAGGGCTGGCGATCATCTGCTGGACCTCCAAACTTCTGTCCGGCCTGCTGCAATCTTCAGCACTGCTGCTGACGGCGACGCCGATCGTCTGCCTGATCCCGATCCTTGCCCGGCTCTTCGGCTACCAGAGCCGGACCGAGCTTCTGACAGTAGCGATCATGACGTTCTTTCCTAGCTTCGTCTATGCCGGCTCGGGCCTGCGCCGTCTGCCGCCGCGTTCGCCGGAACTCTTCCACGCCCTGCATGCTTCGCGATGGAAGCGGCTCGTGCTGCTGGCCCTTCCCGCTGCCATACCCGAACTCGCAGTCGCACTTCGCGTGGGCACCGCCTACAGCATCCTGGTGACGGTAGTAGCCGAGTTCCTGATGCAGACCGGCGGGCTGGGAGACATGTTCGCCGTCACGATGCAGCAGTTCAACCTGCACCGCGCGCTCGGAGCCAGCGTGATTGCGATGGCGTTGTCAACGGCGCTGTATGAGGTCAGCAGTGGGTTGGAGAAGAGGGTTCGGCTGCGTTTCGCTTGA
- a CDS encoding ABC transporter permease, whose translation MQRAEQQDGGIQRALYQVCGFLLLLAAWQIAGKTGIGGKTLPALTDVFRVYTIGWRRALLLRAAAATVSSAGIGLLLGATLGCLTAFTAQLLPALEPGLDRLAVVVNALPAIALGPVLVITAGREATPALLAAIPVFFLIYVAATSGLRSADRRLGQFFQASGASCGTRFRYLDAISALPALLNGMKLAVTTAMIGAVVGEWFGAPTGLGIVILNTMQNFQIPLMWAAVLVVAGISLTGYALIGWVERIVERRMS comes from the coding sequence ATGCAAAGAGCCGAGCAACAAGACGGAGGCATACAACGCGCGCTCTACCAGGTGTGCGGATTTCTGCTGCTGCTCGCCGCCTGGCAGATCGCGGGCAAGACAGGCATCGGAGGCAAGACGCTGCCCGCGCTCACCGACGTTTTTCGCGTATACACCATAGGCTGGCGACGCGCATTGCTGCTGCGTGCTGCCGCGGCTACGGTCTCCTCCGCAGGCATCGGCTTGCTGCTGGGTGCGACGCTCGGCTGCCTTACGGCTTTTACGGCGCAACTATTGCCTGCTCTTGAACCGGGGCTCGACCGGCTGGCCGTTGTAGTCAATGCGTTGCCTGCTATCGCGCTGGGGCCGGTGCTGGTCATCACCGCAGGCAGAGAAGCGACACCCGCACTGCTCGCGGCGATTCCTGTTTTCTTTCTGATCTATGTGGCCGCAACCTCGGGGCTGCGCTCCGCCGACCGGCGGCTGGGACAGTTCTTCCAAGCCAGCGGTGCAAGCTGTGGCACTCGCTTCCGCTATCTTGACGCCATCTCCGCGCTGCCTGCGCTGCTGAACGGCATGAAGCTCGCCGTGACCACCGCCATGATCGGCGCGGTCGTGGGCGAGTGGTTCGGCGCACCTACCGGTCTGGGCATCGTGATTCTGAACACGATGCAGAACTTTCAGATTCCACTGATGTGGGCCGCTGTGCTGGTCGTGGCCGGCATCTCGCTGACCGGCTATGCTCTGATCGGATGGGTGGAACGTATTGTCGAACGGAGGATGTCATGA